The proteins below come from a single Miscanthus floridulus cultivar M001 chromosome 1, ASM1932011v1, whole genome shotgun sequence genomic window:
- the LOC136493440 gene encoding glutathione S-transferase F10-like, with protein sequence MPVKVFGSPTSAEAARVLACLFEKDVEFQLIRVDSFRGPKRLPQYLKLQPHGEALSFEDGNVTLVDSRKILRHIAEKYKNQGYRELFGPGALERASIEQWLQTEAQSFHIPSADMVYSLAYLPPDMPLDGSRGGAGGLPAAGPGMNPTHRQKMEEMLQLFEKSRKELSKLLDIYEQRLGEEAFLAGAKFTLADLSHLPNADRLTADPRSARLIQSRRNVSRWWDTISRRDSWTRVKELQRPPSAEAPF encoded by the exons ATGCCGGTGAAGGTGTTCGGGTCGCCCACGTCGGCGGAGGCCGCCCGCGTCCTGGCCTGCCTCTTCGAGAAGGACGTCGAGTTCCAGCTCATCCGCGTCGACTCCTTCCGCGGCCCCAAGCGCCTGCCCCAGTACCTCAAGCTCCAG CCGCACGGCGAGGCGCTCTCCTTCGAGGACGGCAACGTCACCCTCGTCG ACTCGAGGAAGATCCTGCGCCACATCGCGGAGAAGTACAAGAACCAGGGGTACAGGGAGCTGTTCGGCCCGGGCGCGCTGGAGCGGGCGTCCATTGAGCAGTGGCTGCAGACGGAGGCGCAGAGCTTCCACATCCCCAGCGCCGACATGGTGTACAGCCTGGCCTACCTGCCGCCCGACATGCCGCTCGACGGCAGCAGGGGCGGCGCAGGCGGCCTCCCGGCGGCCGGGCCCGGGATGAACCCGACGCACCGGCAGAAGATGGAGGAGATGCTGCAGCTGTTCGAGAAGAGCCGCAAGGAGCTGAGCAAGCTGCTGGACATCTACGAGCAGCGCCTCGGCGAGGAAGCCTTTCTGGCCGGCGCCAAGTTCACGCTCGCCGACCTGTCCCACCTGCCCAACGCCGACCGCCTCACTGCGGACCCGCGGTCGGCGCGCCTCATCCAGTCGCGAAGGAACGTCAGCAGGTGGTGGGACACCATCTCCCGCCGCGATTCCTGGACCAGGGTCAAGGAGCTGCAGCGCCCGCCGTCCGCGGAGGCGCCCTTCTGA
- the LOC136493450 gene encoding glutathione S-transferase F11-like — translation MASSAMLQVFGQPASTDVARVMACLLERQLDFELVRTDTFKRGRKQQLPEFVKMRDPSGHQVTLTHGNVTLGDSRDICRYVCTEFPRWCTRNLYGAGALERASIEQWLQTEAQSFDAPSLALALFHLAVGGAPAPAPYVSGDEAAAAESERQLVRVLDVYDGALGRSAYLAGDDFTLADLSHLPNAHYLASSARGRALLASRANVARWYAAISSRPAWRQVVAVQARTAHYPVAFHPSASGHGAL, via the exons ATGGCTTCGTCGGCGATGCTGCAGGTGTTCGGCCAGCCGGCGTCGACGGACGTGGCGAGGGTCATGGCGTGCCTCCTGGAGCGGCAGCTCGATTTCGAGCTGGTCCGCACCGACACCTTCAAGCGTGGGCGCAAACAGCAGCTCCCCGAGTTCGTTAAGATGAGG GATCCCAGCGGCCATCAGGTGACGCTCACGCACGGCAACGTCACCCTCGGCG ATTCCAGGGACATATGCCGGTACGTGTGCACCGAGTTCCCGCGGTGGTGCACCAGGAACCTGTACGGCGCGGGCGCGCTGGAGCGCGCGTCCATCGAGCAGTGGCTGCAGACCGAGGCGCAGAGCTTCGacgcgccgagcttggcgctggCGTTATTCCACCTCGCCGTGGGCGGCGCGCCCGCGCCTGCGCCCTACGTCAGCGGCGACGAGGCCGCGGCAGCGGAGAGCGAGCGGCAGCTGGTGCGCGTGCTGGACGTGTACGACGGCGCGCTCGGCCGGAGCGCGTACCTCGCGGGCGACGACTTCACGCTGGCGGACCTGTCCCACCTCCCGAACGCGCACTACCTCGCGTCCTCCGCGAGGGGCCGGGCGCTGCTGGCGTCCAGGGCGAACGTGGCGCGCTGGTACGCGGCCATCTCGTCGCGCCCCGCGTGGAGGCAGGTGGTCGCGGTGCAGGCCCGGACCGCGCACTACCCTGTCGCGTTCCACCCGTCAGCGTCAGGCCACGGCGCCCTCTGA